TGGACCTGAGCATGCGACGTGAGGCACCCACGCCACCCCAGTGCCTCGACCTGCGTGTTCACCGGCGGGGCGATGAGAACTGTGGTGCACTGCAGGGCAGCCCACTCTACTCCGTGTACCGCCTTGAAGATGCGTGGTAGCCTATCAGTGCAACATCGCCTGTTTAAGGCTCCTTCACTCCCCTCCCGTCCCACCCCACCGCCACAAAAACAGATGCAACGATGGCACATCCCAACAAGCCTCAGGGGGCACAGATATGCCATGCTTTCTAAATAAATGGTTTTTCTGCACATCATATGCCTTTTGTAGCAGATGCAATGGCTGCTGGCATAATAGGCCATTCTCACTACAATTCTGGAAAGTATGGAGCAAAGCAGTTGGCGATGGAATTCCAGCATGCTGTTGTGGCTTGCAGCCCAAGGTGAGCAGCGATGGTTATCAACAATGAAGGTAATGCTATACCTATTTCAAGGCACCATTGAAAATATAGTTGAGCATGCTTGTTGTGGTGTACCGTGAATGAACATGAGCGTAGTGGTCACGGAACTTGGCCTTCCATTGCTTTTTGGTTATAGTTATGTCCTCCCGAGAACCCATGTACATTATATTGCTCAGAATCTTCATCTCAAGTATGAAGTTAGATGCCTGCAGAAGTGTATAGAAGTGGTTCAGTCCTATTCATGCTACCAGCATTTAAGAAAATTGGCATTATTTTGATCTAGAGCATTTTGCCTGTTGCAGGCAACGAGAAACATCTGTGAAAGCCGTTCCGAAATACCGCGAGATATGAAAATCCAGGAGCCAGCATCAACATGGCAACCTTTGATCTCCTGGCTTGACTAGGAGCTAGGCTTGCAACGCCGACCTGGCAACCGTAATTTTTATCTCTGCATTCAGGCTGAACATGAGGAGACTGTTGCTTTGTCCATGTACATACAGATGCTGCTTTTAGCAACATTCCATGTTTTAGGAACTGGGGCAATTaactaaaaaaaattttgcatgttCGTGACAAGCAGTGTGCAATAAAATAGACATACAAAATTATACCCTATAACTGCCTTCCGGTCTCGAGAGGATATACTTCAGCAGAGTTTCAGCATGTTTTGTATGGCTTTCCTGGTCCCCAGAACATGTGGACATAATGAAGCAGTGCCCACCGAGCTCATTTGGCATCAGCAAAGAGGCTCTAGCTTTTAACCCAACTTATTAAATGTAGAGGTAAAGCATAGGTGAAGTGTGCATCTTCcccattttttttacttcacaCTGTATTAGTTGAATCGGCATGCAATGCTTGCAAAAAAAGTTCTTCAAAAACTCCACTGCTGTGTCAAAGTGCACTGTTGAAAGCATCAGTCCTTCCCCTTGGTTTTCTTACCTTTCAGCCATTTGTTGTATATTGACATTACTCCGGTTTATCATGAGGATGAAATTGTGAAGTGCCAAGCAAAAAATTTATCGTTTAGTATGGTCGAAGTAGCTGACTTTAAAAGTCAAGAGGGGAGACAAAGGTTTTGTCATAAAATGAAAAGAGGGGCCATATCTGCAATAAAAGTGGGTTAACACAGTAGCTCGATATAAAGGTAGAGCTAATAGAGCAAAACAAACAATCCCACCACTAAAATTATGTGTTAATGCACATCTATATTTCAAATAATGGTATGTGTTATAACCACCCTGTTCATAGTTCTCTCGTGTACATGCTGAGCAGTTGTCTACCCATATGCAGTGTGCAGCCACGTTATCGTAGAGGTTAAGGCTCCGCACAATTTTTGCTGATGTGCTTGTGTTGCATGCTACAGCATACCTTGCTTGCAGGTTCTCCACACAAGATGTTATCTTTCAGTGGCAACATATGGTCATCACTGTCTTTACCCCTCTACATGGCTTGTTTTTTTCAGTGCTGATCTGAATTGTTCCAGCGGCTTAGGATGGTGCTTTTTCCTTGAAACACTCCCAAGCACTTGCAAGCAGCAAATTGAAATTGTTTGCTAATTGCAGAATGGCAATAACAAGCTTGTAGCCTAGTGGACAAAACCACCACTGCATTATCTGCAAGTTCCATTCCTAACTACTAGCGGCAAAGGAAAGAAGCAGGTCACTTGCCACAGTCGGAACAAAATGGCGTTTCAAGATCTTTACTGATCCCTTGTTCACTATGGGAAGCCACCTATGCAGCTCTTGTGAACAAGGGATCGGTACGAATCTCAAAATGTCATTTTCATTTGACTATGGCGAGTGACCCACTTCTTTCCTAACATCGATTTTCTATTGTCAAACTCTCGACTACAACTACTGGTACAGTATGTTGAGGTACAGTGTTATGAAAACTGGCAAGGCACAGTGAGGCTGCAGAAAACTATGGAGACTCGCAAGACCTTGTTGGGAATTGGATTCACAGCACATACAAGCATGTCATTCTTAAAGCAGTAGCACCGCAAAGTATAAGAGATAACCGATAAAACAAAAAGCCAGATATGCCCACAGCATAAACAGCAGATGCCATTTCTAATAAAGCACTATATGTGACTTTTTATCAACAATGTAGTTCAATGCATGTCAACCTTTTCCATAGAAACCGAACGgttaagacacacacacacaaaaagaaacactaaataGCCTTGCCAAAATTTCAAAATTAGTTCGTCATGAAAGTATGAAAATGACCGAAAGGAatgcaagcacaaaaacacaaaTTTTTACAGAACTTTACgaaatatatatttttacacCTACTGTGGCTCTCGCATCTGCAGACTCGCAAGTATGGTAAATAAAATTGATCATGGCATCACAGAGCTTTATGAAAATCAAATACACGGTTCAGTTTTGCAATGCCACCAGACAGTGGACCAGGAACTATATATGGAGACAATTATTTATCGATAAGCCATACATTAAACACTATCTCGAGGAGTATGTAGATTCGATAGTTTATTTTACACAGATAGGCTCAGAAGTGGATAAGCCGAGCATCAGTAGGGTTCTGTTCCACAGGGCAGTAGGGACACTTGAGCTTGCTGCCACTAGCCAACTTGTGGAGGGCGTCGCGCGAGATAACGTGGCCACAGACAAGCCTCATGGGCGGGTTGGCGTCGCTGCTCTGTTGGCGCAGTATGGGGCAGGCGAACACCGAGTGGAACTGGCAGCCTAGCCGGATCTCGATGGGGAGTTCGTCGCGCGTGCTCCAGACGCCGGCCACTTGGCGCTGCATCATGACCTGCTTGATGTTGAGCAGTGCGGGCAGGGCCAAGCTGCCCGCCTCGACACATACGGCCAGTGGGCTGCGCACCGACAGGCCAAGAAGCGCGCAGGCGTCGCGCGTGAACGCCTCGCACGTATCGCTCCACAGCGCCGGCTCAAGCAAAAAGGCGTACGGCGATCGCGCCAGGCCGCCGGGCACCCGGAGAAAAGCCAAGCTACCCATCAGCACTTGCAAATCGCGCTCATGCTGCCGTGCCAACGGCGCAAGGTGGGCGCGGGCGTACGCGATCGCCTCGGCCGCCGCTCCACGCTGCAGCAGCCCCACCAGGTGAAGCCGGTGCAGCTGGAAGTGCAGCGCTGTGCCCTGGAGTTCGTGCTGTGCCACCCAGGCCAGCGCGGGCCCCAGGTCACGCCGCTTCAGCGCGTCTAGCACGTTGTTGAGCTCCGCAAACGGCTCCTTCTGGGCAGACTCGAGACGCGCCTCGCGCGACAGCTCTTCAGCAATGTCCAGCATGCCCTGGCGCAACAGGTGCTCCGCGATCACCTGGTTGAGCGCCGCCTTCTTGTCACTTCCATCAAACACCTCCTCGCTGCTCGTGGCCCAGAAGTCAGGCACGAAGTTCTGAAAACAGCGTTCGAAGTTATGTAACGCCGCGCTAAATCTAAGCTGACTCACCTTGTCTATGGCCTTGCCAACTTTGGACACCGTTCCGTGCAGATCTCGGTGCTCTGTCGCCAGAGAACTGCTCAAGTCTTTGATTTTTTGAGCGCATTGTGTGAGGGCTATGCCATGCGAAGTCGTCACGTCAGCGTCTGCAGGTACTGCGCAAAACCAAAACAAAGACGCTACCATCGTTTCAAAGCAAGAGCTAGACGGGACTTACCTTCGCCGAGCTCTCGGTACATTTCTTGAACGTAAGCTATCAACTCACTCAGTGTGGCTTTCGTGTGTTCACTTAGAGTGCCAAATTTACTAAGAACTTTGTCAACTTCACGCTCAACAGCCAAGCACGACTCCATCGTGACTCAGTAGAGCAGTGCTGCTGAACGCAGTGCCTGCTACGACTATGCCAGTGCTTAAGACGGTAACTGCGCTATATACACAGTGCTGTCATTCTTTTAAAAGTTTGAAGGGTACACCTGCAAGAACATTGCAGACATCAGGACGTAGAACTACAGGTACGGTTGGATGCGACAGTCACAGCTAAATTTTCAGGTTTACAGCCTCTCAGCTGACTTGTCGATGTCGATTGCAGCGGCCTACCTTTGCACAACTTCCAGTAGCGAAAACAagagtaatgaaaaaaaatatgtttccACGACACTGATAGTATAAATTTTAGATAAAGATAGTTAGTTTTTTTACTCGATAAAATGTCATCTTGCGCTTTTTAATTTGCAGCTAAATATAcatgcaaacggcgtgcggcTTTTTGGACGGTGTTGGATTGCAAGCGCGCAAATTTCGCGCAGCTGGCCAACTGCAAGAGAATCTTGGCACCTTATGTGAATTTTTTTCGTTGTTGACCTTGTAAGATGTTTCATGTTTTAATTTTGTGTTTCTACAAGTGCTAACATTTTGGGGCCTATGCACATGCTACACAGCGCATCGAGTCGCTGCACTAACTGTAAACAGTGCCGGTGCCTTCTCTCCATCTGCAGCGAGCAGAATTCCACAAATTAATGGTAAGATATCTCTCTTATCCCACGCATCGTCTTGTTGCACTCGCATCGTGATTGCAATTAATCTCGACTGGCCTTCAGGAGAGGTCAGAGATCAGTTGTATGTGATGTTCGCATTTTTGCTGTTGCGTAAACAACTCGAATGCAAGACTTGCGGTAGGTTTCGGTGCGGGTAGTCGCCAGGAGACTTTGCTACAACGCAGGCACACTGGTACGTACCGACTGTTGTAGAGCTGGTCATGTCTTGTGGCCCGCACAGGTTTTGTGGACCTTTAAACTAATCTTACCAGCGTTCTGCACCTAGATTAAAACGTGAATTTGGCAAAGTTGACGCCTGTTTTGCGTTTCTTGATTAATGCTGTTATTGCTTTTGTAGCCGCTGCCGAGAGCTTCCAAATTCGGTATATTTAGCATCAAGTCGTGTTGACTAACTAATGATAAGCTAGAACTTGTTGTAGATTGTTTAAGAATCGTTAAAGTATCTAGTTTATCAATGATTTCGCGTCAAGCGCGTATGTGTAATTAAGCTTCGCCGTGATgtaatgtgaaaaagaaaaaaaaactgttctaaCCCCCGATTTTAATCGAATCGGTTGCCAAATGCAGGGCGGCGAAGTGAGGTGCAAGAATGCGCGTGATGGGCGTGTTCTTGATATTAGCTGCAGAGCAGTGGAAGTCAGATTTACTGGAATGACATGTCACTGAGAAAGAAACGTGTGTTTACATCGCGTAAATGCAAACTGTTTGAATACAACAACGCCTTGCAAAGTGCGTTGTTGTATTGGTCGTTTTCAGCACCGAAAATGTCTTGAATAAGACTGCTATCTTTAAGCTATTCGGTCTTTACTTTCTCCTAAAACAAATTATTCAGTTTTCCCTTAATCCTCGAAATTGTAGGCTGCGGGGCTTTGACTGCACACTATTATTAGCGCCAATGCTGTAATATCTTGTGCGGGTTTATACTGGATACCGAATACAAGTTCTAGTGTAACCGTTCGTGCAAAGCCTCTCTGATTACTTGGAGGAGGCGTGGCGTTGGCCGGTCTCAGATTCCGTGCGCTTGAGAGATTTATCGTGCCTTCGCTTTGGCCCCTTGCGGCAGCTCTACATGTACGTGTCTTGAAGCAGTCGTCAGTGAGGATACGTGACTGCACGTAGTAAATACTGTCCTTGCATTTATGTATACGTGCTGGCTGAGAGTATTTGCTCGGCTCTTTAATGACATTTTATGGGCGGTACTGTAAGGGcagttaaagcgaagctttcctgtTCTCTTTATTATGAACTGAACAAATATTGACGTAGGTAGGCGAATTTGGGTGCTCGCTAGCGCTCTGAACTAAATAACGACGAACATTTAGTCTATTTAGTCGCAGGttggcctttttttctttttgttcatacTGAAGACAAAAACGTATACACTTAGCATAGCCTTCCCGACATTATTTCAACGCAGAGCCGTGTGGCTCTCGATTTGAAATCTATTGCACTACAACATAAAGTCGTCTCAACAGACGACGAGGTTTCTTAGTTGAATCTAATGCACATTCTACTTGTCCCGGAGCGCTTCAGCAGCTCTACAAATCTACCGGTGTCGCACTGCcattttcgatcgcgatcaagcccgatccggttCGAAATTCTCGATCGCGATTGTCTCCTTCCCGCAGATTGCGCACTGTAGCCTATCGCGACCGAGAAGTTTGATCCAGATCGTGCTCGATCGCAATAGAAAGTGTGCTGTGTGACACCCGTGTAAGACAAAAACTACAATTTAGCTTATAAGCTTTAGTGCAACCATAAGCGGGCGGCAGTTACATTATTAAAACCATATTTTATCGCTTCTACACCCTCTTTTATAGTGGCACAGCCAGACCGCTGTAGAACGACTAGTCGAATGTGCCATAACTCGAAGACCGCTGTATAACGACTAGTCGAATGTACCATAACTCGGTCGATGTTCTGCCATTTGAACAATTtgggtggatgccaatttttccctttcatgtactttcctccATCTTGCGGGCTTCCGAAGAATTGATTTGCCAACGGTCAAACTGTTGTTTCAGCATTGGCAGACTGCGTGGAGATCcatttttttcattaaaaaaaaagaagaaaaaacgaaaaaagaaacatgtgtGCTCGTATCgagaggtagggggggggggggtcataaaaagggaagagagagagaaagcaaatggGTGAAGTAAAGTATGTAGGAACTTCTGGATGGCACTTTtttcattatcatcagcctatccactgcaggacgaaggcctctccctgcgatctccagttatccctttcctgcgccaaccgattccaactagcgcctgcgtttcctaatttcatcaccccacctagttttctgccgtccttgatttcgcttcccctctcttgacacccattctgtgactctaatggtccaccggctgTCTATCCaacgcattacgtggcctgccca
This Dermacentor albipictus isolate Rhodes 1998 colony chromosome 1, USDA_Dalb.pri_finalv2, whole genome shotgun sequence DNA region includes the following protein-coding sequences:
- the Sou gene encoding E3 ubiquitin-protein transferase RMND5B; its protein translation is MESCLAVEREVDKVLSKFGTLSEHTKATLSELIAYVQEMYRELGEVPADADVTTSHGIALTQCAQKIKDLSSSLATEHRDLHGTVSKVGKAIDKNFVPDFWATSSEEVFDGSDKKAALNQVIAEHLLRQGMLDIAEELSREARLESAQKEPFAELNNVLDALKRRDLGPALAWVAQHELQGTALHFQLHRLHLVGLLQRGAAAEAIAYARAHLAPLARQHERDLQVLMGSLAFLRVPGGLARSPYAFLLEPALWSDTCEAFTRDACALLGLSVRSPLAVCVEAGSLALPALLNIKQVMMQRQVAGVWSTRDELPIEIRLGCQFHSVFACPILRQQSSDANPPMRLVCGHVISRDALHKLASGSKLKCPYCPVEQNPTDARLIHF